DNA from Thermococcus sp.:
ATTTCAAAACCTCTCCAACGGCCTTGATGAACTCGTCGCTCTTGTACTCCATCGGGCCAATTTCGTCGATGATTATCAGGTCGGCCTCAACTAACGCGCGCCTTATCGCCGAAACACCGACCCGCTCAAGCTCATCAAGGTGGATGATGTATTTTCCAAAGGGAACTCCGGGCAGATGGGATGTTCCGCGGAGGCTCGCCAAGGTTCCCTCTTCGCCGGTGTCGAGGGCGGTGATTCTGAACCCAACGCGCTTTCCACCCCTGCGTACTTCCCGCGTTATCATGCCACCGACGATGTAACCCCAGCGCTCAACTTCTCTTGCGACCCTCTCGACGAGCGTTGTCTTTCCAACCCCTGCCGGGCCGGTTACGAAAACCCTGACCATTTTTATCACCGAAGGAGCTTTAAGTTGATGCCTTAAACCCTTTGGGGTGGTCGCTGTGGAGGTAAGGTATAAGCCGGAGGAACTCACGAAACTCCCCAGAAGCGTTCGCTACGAGAGGGGAAAGGTCATCATGATTGACCAGACTCTTTTGCCAAGGGAATTCAAGACGATTGAGCTGAGAACCGTTGAGGAGGTTGCCGAAGCCATCGTTACAATGAAGGTCCGAGGTGCACCAGCGATTGGAGCCTCTGCCGCCTTTGGTTTGGTGCTCTACGCAGACACGACGAAGGCTAAAACGAAGGACGAATTCATGGACGGCTTTTATTCCGCTTACGACAGGCTCAAGAACACGAGACCCACAGCGGTGAATCTCTTCTGGGCGCTCAACAGGATTAGGAAGCTTGTAGAGGAGAACCTTGAGAGTCCTCTGGAGGAGATAAAGAGGCTCATCGTGAGCGAGGCCCAAAAGATTGCCGACGAGGACGTTGAGGCGAACCTCAGGATGGGCCATTACGGCGCCGAAGTTTTGCCAGAGGGAAACGTTTTGACCCACTGCAACGCCGGAAGCCTTGCAACGGTCCAGCTCGGGACTGTTGGCGCTGTGCTGAGGGTAATGCACAAGGACGAAACGCTGAAGCTCCTCTGGGTGGACGAGACGAGACCCGTTCTCCAGGGCGCCCGGTTAAGCGCGTGGGAGTA
Protein-coding regions in this window:
- a CDS encoding NTPase, whose amino-acid sequence is MVRVFVTGPAGVGKTTLVERVAREVERWGYIVGGMITREVRRGGKRVGFRITALDTGEEGTLASLRGTSHLPGVPFGKYIIHLDELERVGVSAIRRALVEADLIIIDEIGPMEYKSDEFIKAVGEVLKSEKPLLAVVHRKMTEKFRPLGRLHVLSFENRNREFGIILDEIMRELKARG